One segment of Setaria viridis chromosome 4, Setaria_viridis_v4.0, whole genome shotgun sequence DNA contains the following:
- the LOC117853259 gene encoding uncharacterized protein, with protein sequence MDDGRRYSALTKLGFGALAFNSVVALYNSWGGAGSAAFVLAADAALVLLFLCLREFERTRGGAARDRNIIKAAVWALATLLTAMFASRVAPLMPPVVGTAVWIVAVATVAGGFWAFFLN encoded by the coding sequence ATGGACGACGGCCGGCGCTATTCCGCTCTGACCAAGCTCGGCTTCGGCGCCCTGGCCTTCAACTCGGTGGTCGCCCTCTACAACTCGTGGGGCGGCGCGGGCTCCGCCGCCTtcgtgctcgccgccgacgccgccctcgTCCTCCTATTCCTCTGCCTCCGCGAGTTCGAGCgcacccgcggcggcgcggccagggACAGGAATATCATCAAGGCCGCGGTGTGGGCGCTCGCGACGCTGCTCACCGCGATGTTCGCGtcgagggtggcgccgctgatgccgCCCGTCGTCGGCACGGCCGTCTGGATCGTGGCCGTCGCCACGGTCGCCGGGGGGTTTTGGGCGTTCTTCCTTAATTAA
- the LOC117852085 gene encoding uncharacterized protein: MANNPPKPSSDPQRDPAAPAATPRRNRRLPWVTVAILLGLAVNLALCVRRVGGDDRRAVAFVGFSHLNLLLLFGAIRHFEVSPHGSPARGRARLAVWLLTTTLTAAFTWKIGAMVPLGFAVAAWIMAAATVLGGFYMMFLHGEK, translated from the coding sequence ATGGCCAACAATCCGCCGAAACCATCCTCTGATCCCCAGCGCGatcccgcggcgccggcggccactcCACGCCGCAACCGCCGTCTCCCCTGGGTCACCGTGGCGatcctcctcggcctcgccgtcAACCTCGCGCTCTGCGtccgccgcgtcggcggcgacgaccgcCGCGCGGTCGCCTTCGTCGGGTTCTCCCACCTCAACCTGCTGCTCCTCTTCGGCGCGATCCGCCACTTCGAGGTCTCGCCGCACGGGTCCccggcgcgcggccgcgccagGCTCGCCGTGTGGCTGCTCACCACGACGCTCACCGCCGCCTTCACCTGGAAGATCGGCGCGATGGTGCCCCTGGGCTTCGCGGTCGCGGCGTGGATCATGGCCGCCGCGACCGTCCTCGGCGGGTTCTACATGATGTTCCTCCATGGCGAGAAGTGA
- the LOC117852082 gene encoding uncharacterized protein, protein MAGSTATADPSDRHHHQGPAAVAFVGASHLNLLLLFGAIRRFELSPPGSPARGRARLAVWLLTATLTAAFTWKIGAMLPLGFAVAAWVMAAATVIGGFYMLFLHGEK, encoded by the coding sequence atgGCGggcagcaccgccaccgccgacccctccgatcgccaccaccaccagggccCCGCCGCGGTGGCCTTCGTCGGCGCCTCCCACCTCAacctgctcctcctcttcgGCGCGATCCGCCGCTTCGAGCTCTCGCCGCCCGGGTCCCCGGCGCGCGGCCGTGCCAGGCTCGCCGTGTGGCTCCTGACCGCGACCCTCACCGCCGCATTCACATGGAAGATCGGCGCGATGCTGCCCCTGGGCTTCGCGGTCGCGGCCTGGGTCATGGCGGCGGCCACAGTTATTGGTGGGTTCTACATGCTCTTCCTCCATGGCGAGAAGTGA